Proteins from a genomic interval of Oxyura jamaicensis isolate SHBP4307 breed ruddy duck chromosome 10, BPBGC_Ojam_1.0, whole genome shotgun sequence:
- the ULK3 gene encoding serine/threonine-protein kinase ULK3 isoform X1 → MARAGCAPPRLDGFVLTERLGTGTYATVYKAYGKKDTREVVAIKCVSKRSLNRASVENLLTEIEILKTIRHPHVVELKDFQWDSEHIYLIMEFCAGGDLSRFIRTRRLLPEKVARVFLQQLACALKFLHDHNISHLDLKPQNILLSAPDNPQLKLADFGFAQYMSPWDEQHVLRGSPLYMAPEMVCRQQYDARVDLWSVGVILYEALFGRPPFASRSFAELEEKIRSDRAIELPSRPPLSPGCRDLLRRLLERDPRQRISFEDFFAHPFVDMEHVPGPESFPKATDLAVEAVRKDQEGDASAALALYCKALEYFVPALRYESDPRRKEAIRAKVGQYISRAEELKALVTSDSKSLLRQGSPAREVLKEMAKDKPRLCAALEVAAAAMAREEDGRDDGDALELYQQSLGELLLLLAAEPAGRRRELLHAEVQTLMARAEYLKEQIKVREAQSMGKEVLAEPVRSSCTVQ, encoded by the exons ATGGCCAGGGCCGGCTGCGCCCCTCCGCGCCTCGACGGCTTCGTGCTCACCGAGCGCCTGGGCACCGGCACCTACGCCACGGTGTACAAGGCGTACGGCAAG AAGGACACGCGCGAGGTGGTGGCCATCAAGTGTGTGAGCAAGAGGAGCCTCAACCGAGCGTCGGTGGAGAACCTGCTGACCGAGATCGAGATCCTCAAAACCATCCGGCACCCGCACGTCGTGGAGCTCAAGGACTTccag TGGGACAGCGAGCACATCTACCTGATCATGGAGTTCTGCGCCGGGGGGGACCTGTCCCGCTTCATCCGCACGCGGCGCCTGCTGCCCGAGAAGGTGGCACGCgtcttcctccagcagctgg CCTGCGCCCTCAAGTTCCTCCACGACCACAACATCTCCCACCTGGACCTCAAGCCACAGAACATCCTGCTGAGCGCCCCGGACAACCCCCAGCTGAAGCTGGCAG ATTTCGGCTTCGCGCAGTACATGTCGCCCTGGGACGAGCAGCACGTGCTGCGGGGCTCCCCGCTCTACATGGCCCCCGAGATGGTGTGCCGCCAGCAGTACGACGCCCGCGTGGACCTCTGGTCGGTGGGCGTCATCCTCTACG AGGCACTTTTTGGGCGCCCCCCCTTCGCCTCGCGGTCGTTCGCCGAGCTGGAGGAGAAGATCCGCAGTGACCGAGCCATCGAG ctgcccagccGGCCCCCGCTGTCCCCGGGCTGCCGGGACCTCCTGCGACGCCTCCTGGAGAGGGACCCCCGGCAGCGCATCTCCTTCGAGGACTTCTTCGCCCACCCCTTCGTCGACATGGAGCACGTGCCCGGCCCCGAGAGCTTCCCGAAGGCG accGACCTGGCGGTGGAGGCGGTGAGGAAGGACCAGGAGGGGGACGCGAGCGCCGCGCTGGCGCTCTACTGCAAGGCCCTCGAGTATTTTGTGCCTGCCCTGCGCT ATGAAAGCGACCCCCGCCGCAAAGAGGCCATCCGGGCAAAG gTGGGGCAGTACATCTCGCGGGCGGAGGAGCTGAAGGCGCTGGTCACCTCCGACAGCAAGAGCCTCCTGCGGCAGGGCAGCCCAGCCAGGGAGGTCCTcaaag AGATGGCCAAGGACAAGCCGCGGCTCTGTGCCGCGCTGGAGGTGGCGGCAGCGGCCATGGCCAGG GAGGAGGACGGCCGAGACGATGGTGACGCCTTGGAGCTCTACCAGCAGAGCCTGggcgagctgctgctgctgctggccg CAGAGCCCGCGGGGAGGAGACGGGAGCTGCTCCACGCCGAG GTGCAGACCCTGATGGCCCGAGCCGAGTACCTGAAGGAGCAGATCAAG GTGCGGGAGGCGCAGTCCATGGGCAAGGAGGTGCTGGCGGAGCCCGTGCGGAGCT cctgcaccGTGCAGTGA
- the ULK3 gene encoding serine/threonine-protein kinase ULK3 isoform X2 codes for MARAGCAPPRLDGFVLTERLGTGTYATVYKAYGKKDTREVVAIKCVSKRSLNRASVENLLTEIEILKTIRHPHVVELKDFQWDSEHIYLIMEFCAGGDLSRFIRTRRLLPEKVARVFLQQLACALKFLHDHNISHLDLKPQNILLSAPDNPQLKLADFGFAQYMSPWDEQHVLRGSPLYMAPEMVCRQQYDARVDLWSVGVILYEALFGRPPFASRSFAELEEKIRSDRAIELPSRPPLSPGCRDLLRRLLERDPRQRISFEDFFAHPFVDMEHVPGPESFPKATDLAVEAVRKDQEGDASAALALYCKALEYFVPALRYESDPRRKEAIRAKVGQYISRAEELKALVTSDSKSLLRQGSPAREVLKEMAKDKPRLCAALEVAAAAMAREEDGRDDGDALELYQQSLGELLLLLAEPAGRRRELLHAEVQTLMARAEYLKEQIKVREAQSMGKEVLAEPVRSSCTVQ; via the exons ATGGCCAGGGCCGGCTGCGCCCCTCCGCGCCTCGACGGCTTCGTGCTCACCGAGCGCCTGGGCACCGGCACCTACGCCACGGTGTACAAGGCGTACGGCAAG AAGGACACGCGCGAGGTGGTGGCCATCAAGTGTGTGAGCAAGAGGAGCCTCAACCGAGCGTCGGTGGAGAACCTGCTGACCGAGATCGAGATCCTCAAAACCATCCGGCACCCGCACGTCGTGGAGCTCAAGGACTTccag TGGGACAGCGAGCACATCTACCTGATCATGGAGTTCTGCGCCGGGGGGGACCTGTCCCGCTTCATCCGCACGCGGCGCCTGCTGCCCGAGAAGGTGGCACGCgtcttcctccagcagctgg CCTGCGCCCTCAAGTTCCTCCACGACCACAACATCTCCCACCTGGACCTCAAGCCACAGAACATCCTGCTGAGCGCCCCGGACAACCCCCAGCTGAAGCTGGCAG ATTTCGGCTTCGCGCAGTACATGTCGCCCTGGGACGAGCAGCACGTGCTGCGGGGCTCCCCGCTCTACATGGCCCCCGAGATGGTGTGCCGCCAGCAGTACGACGCCCGCGTGGACCTCTGGTCGGTGGGCGTCATCCTCTACG AGGCACTTTTTGGGCGCCCCCCCTTCGCCTCGCGGTCGTTCGCCGAGCTGGAGGAGAAGATCCGCAGTGACCGAGCCATCGAG ctgcccagccGGCCCCCGCTGTCCCCGGGCTGCCGGGACCTCCTGCGACGCCTCCTGGAGAGGGACCCCCGGCAGCGCATCTCCTTCGAGGACTTCTTCGCCCACCCCTTCGTCGACATGGAGCACGTGCCCGGCCCCGAGAGCTTCCCGAAGGCG accGACCTGGCGGTGGAGGCGGTGAGGAAGGACCAGGAGGGGGACGCGAGCGCCGCGCTGGCGCTCTACTGCAAGGCCCTCGAGTATTTTGTGCCTGCCCTGCGCT ATGAAAGCGACCCCCGCCGCAAAGAGGCCATCCGGGCAAAG gTGGGGCAGTACATCTCGCGGGCGGAGGAGCTGAAGGCGCTGGTCACCTCCGACAGCAAGAGCCTCCTGCGGCAGGGCAGCCCAGCCAGGGAGGTCCTcaaag AGATGGCCAAGGACAAGCCGCGGCTCTGTGCCGCGCTGGAGGTGGCGGCAGCGGCCATGGCCAGG GAGGAGGACGGCCGAGACGATGGTGACGCCTTGGAGCTCTACCAGCAGAGCCTGggcgagctgctgctgctgctggccg AGCCCGCGGGGAGGAGACGGGAGCTGCTCCACGCCGAG GTGCAGACCCTGATGGCCCGAGCCGAGTACCTGAAGGAGCAGATCAAG GTGCGGGAGGCGCAGTCCATGGGCAAGGAGGTGCTGGCGGAGCCCGTGCGGAGCT cctgcaccGTGCAGTGA
- the ULK3 gene encoding serine/threonine-protein kinase ULK3 isoform X3, whose product MARAGCAPPRLDGFVLTERLGTGTYATVYKAYGKDTREVVAIKCVSKRSLNRASVENLLTEIEILKTIRHPHVVELKDFQWDSEHIYLIMEFCAGGDLSRFIRTRRLLPEKVARVFLQQLACALKFLHDHNISHLDLKPQNILLSAPDNPQLKLADFGFAQYMSPWDEQHVLRGSPLYMAPEMVCRQQYDARVDLWSVGVILYEALFGRPPFASRSFAELEEKIRSDRAIELPSRPPLSPGCRDLLRRLLERDPRQRISFEDFFAHPFVDMEHVPGPESFPKATDLAVEAVRKDQEGDASAALALYCKALEYFVPALRYESDPRRKEAIRAKVGQYISRAEELKALVTSDSKSLLRQGSPAREVLKEMAKDKPRLCAALEVAAAAMAREEDGRDDGDALELYQQSLGELLLLLAAEPAGRRRELLHAEVQTLMARAEYLKEQIKVREAQSMGKEVLAEPVRSSCTVQ is encoded by the exons ATGGCCAGGGCCGGCTGCGCCCCTCCGCGCCTCGACGGCTTCGTGCTCACCGAGCGCCTGGGCACCGGCACCTACGCCACGGTGTACAAGGCGTACGGCAAG GACACGCGCGAGGTGGTGGCCATCAAGTGTGTGAGCAAGAGGAGCCTCAACCGAGCGTCGGTGGAGAACCTGCTGACCGAGATCGAGATCCTCAAAACCATCCGGCACCCGCACGTCGTGGAGCTCAAGGACTTccag TGGGACAGCGAGCACATCTACCTGATCATGGAGTTCTGCGCCGGGGGGGACCTGTCCCGCTTCATCCGCACGCGGCGCCTGCTGCCCGAGAAGGTGGCACGCgtcttcctccagcagctgg CCTGCGCCCTCAAGTTCCTCCACGACCACAACATCTCCCACCTGGACCTCAAGCCACAGAACATCCTGCTGAGCGCCCCGGACAACCCCCAGCTGAAGCTGGCAG ATTTCGGCTTCGCGCAGTACATGTCGCCCTGGGACGAGCAGCACGTGCTGCGGGGCTCCCCGCTCTACATGGCCCCCGAGATGGTGTGCCGCCAGCAGTACGACGCCCGCGTGGACCTCTGGTCGGTGGGCGTCATCCTCTACG AGGCACTTTTTGGGCGCCCCCCCTTCGCCTCGCGGTCGTTCGCCGAGCTGGAGGAGAAGATCCGCAGTGACCGAGCCATCGAG ctgcccagccGGCCCCCGCTGTCCCCGGGCTGCCGGGACCTCCTGCGACGCCTCCTGGAGAGGGACCCCCGGCAGCGCATCTCCTTCGAGGACTTCTTCGCCCACCCCTTCGTCGACATGGAGCACGTGCCCGGCCCCGAGAGCTTCCCGAAGGCG accGACCTGGCGGTGGAGGCGGTGAGGAAGGACCAGGAGGGGGACGCGAGCGCCGCGCTGGCGCTCTACTGCAAGGCCCTCGAGTATTTTGTGCCTGCCCTGCGCT ATGAAAGCGACCCCCGCCGCAAAGAGGCCATCCGGGCAAAG gTGGGGCAGTACATCTCGCGGGCGGAGGAGCTGAAGGCGCTGGTCACCTCCGACAGCAAGAGCCTCCTGCGGCAGGGCAGCCCAGCCAGGGAGGTCCTcaaag AGATGGCCAAGGACAAGCCGCGGCTCTGTGCCGCGCTGGAGGTGGCGGCAGCGGCCATGGCCAGG GAGGAGGACGGCCGAGACGATGGTGACGCCTTGGAGCTCTACCAGCAGAGCCTGggcgagctgctgctgctgctggccg CAGAGCCCGCGGGGAGGAGACGGGAGCTGCTCCACGCCGAG GTGCAGACCCTGATGGCCCGAGCCGAGTACCTGAAGGAGCAGATCAAG GTGCGGGAGGCGCAGTCCATGGGCAAGGAGGTGCTGGCGGAGCCCGTGCGGAGCT cctgcaccGTGCAGTGA
- the SCAMP2 gene encoding secretory carrier-associated membrane protein 2, with product MRAGAPGSVGAAAAGAGARSGAGWGSAAMAGFDTNPFADPVDVNPFQDPSVTQLTNTSQSGLDEFNPFSESSQLTNAARTTPATQPAGHSQPAVLQTSVEPTPQAVAAAAQAGLLQQQAELERKAAELEKKERELQSNAASINPRQNNWPPLPRKCPIKPCFYQDFSADIPADYQRICKMLYYLWMLHSVTLLLNLLACLAWFTVQTERGVDFGLSILWFVLFTPCAFLCWYRPIYKAFRSDSSFSFFVFFFIFFCQIAIYVIQAVGIPGWGDSGWIAALSELHGNLAVAVIMMVVAAFFTLCAVLSLFLLKQVHSLYRRTGASFQRAQEEFSQGILTNRSFQNAAAGAASSAAHGAFRGN from the exons atgcgcgCTGGCGCTCCCGGAAGTGTcggcgcggcggcggccggggcgggagcgcggagcggagcggggtGGGGGAGCGCCGCCATGGCGGGTTTCGACACCAACCCGTTCGCGGACCCGGTGGACGTGAACCCCTTCCAG gaCCCCTCGGTGACGCAGCTCACGAACACGAGCCAGAGCGGCCTGGACGAGTTCAACCCCTTCTCGGAGAGCTCCCAGCTG ACCAATGCAGCGCGGACGACGCCGGCCACGCAGCCTGCCGGCCACTCGCAGCCCGCCGTCCTGCAGACCTCGGTGGAGCCCACCCCGCAG gctgtggctgcagcagcacaggccgggctgctccagcagcaggcgGAACTCGAGAGGAAGGCGGCCGAGCTggagaagaaggagagggagctgcagagcaacGCCGCCAGCATTAACC CGAGGCAGAACAACTGGCCGCCCCTGCCCAGGAAGTGCCCCATCAAGCCCTGCTTCTACCAGGATTTCTCCGCAGACATCCCGGCCGACTACCAGCGGATATGCAAGATGCTGTATTACTTGTGGATGC TGCACTCGGTCACCCTGCTCCTGAACCTGCTCGCTTGCCTGGCGTGGTTCACGGTCCAGACGGAAAGAGGAGTAGACTTTGGGCTCTCAATCCTGTGGTTCGTTTTATTCACGCCTTGTGCCTTCCTCTGCTGGTACCGGCCGATTTACAAGGCTTTCAG GTCTGAcagctccttcagcttcttcgtcttctttttcatcttcttctgcCAAATCGCAATCTACGTCATCCAGGCTGTCGGCATTCCTGGCTGGGGAGACAG CGGCTGGATCGCGGCGCTGTCGGAGCTGCACGGGAACCTGGCCGTGGCCGTCATCATGATGGTGGTGGCGGCGTTCTTCACGCTCTGCGCCGTCCTCTCGCTCTTCCTGCTGAAGCAG GTGCATTCCCTGTATCGCCGCACGGGAGCCAGCTTCCAAAGGGCCCAGGAGGAGTTTTCCCAAGGCATCCTCACCAACAGGAGCTTCCAGAACGCAGCGGCCGGGGCGGCCTCCTCGGCCGCACACGGAGCTTTCCGGGGGAATTAG
- the MPI gene encoding mannose-6-phosphate isomerase, producing MAEIRVFPLACPVQNYSWGKLGLQSEVAQLVASGDPTVQIDPEQPYAELWMGAHPKGDAAIRDNRIPQKTLGRWISDNPACLGAKVKDAFQGRLPFLFKVLSVRTALSIQAHPNKELAAKLHAQFPQHYPDDNHKPEMAIALTPFEGLCGFRPVEEIASFLRAVPELRALVGEVAAEQLERSASHDPRGVSAALRVCFTRLMKSEKKSFVDQLNTLVQRISREAAEGQDTSGSNGDLLLRLHSQFPGDIGCFAVYFLNLVRLEPGEAMFLAANEPHAYLQGDCVECMACSDNTVRAGLTPKFIDVLTLCEMLNYTPAPSSSKIFPAVQSPLDPSVFLYDPPVPDFTLMRIEIPSSIKLYLVSAVDSASILLVVQGTAVGTSTAAASEMALRRGSVLFVSANESISLRPSSPDGMLLFRACCLL from the exons ATGGCGGAGATCCGCG TGTTCCCGCTGGCCTGCCCGGTGCAGAACTACTCGTGGGGCAAGCTTGGGCTGCAGAGCGAGGTGGCCCAGCTGGTGGCCAGCGGCGACCCCACGGTGCAGATCGACCCCGAGCAGCCCTACGCCGAG CTGTGGATGGGCGCCCACCCCAAAGGCGACGCCGCGATCCGGGACAACCGCATCCCCCAGAAGACGCTGGGGCGCTGGATCTCGGATAACCCCGCCTGCCTGGGCGCCAAGGTGAAGGACGCCTTCCAGGGCCGCCTGCCCTTCCTCTTCAAGGTGCTCTCGGTCCGCACCGCCCTCTCCATCCAGGCGCACCCCAACAAG GAGCTGGCGGCCAAGCTGCACGCGCAGTTCCCCCAGCACTACCCCGACGACAACCACAAGCCCGAGATGGCCATCGCGCTCACCCCCTTCGAGGGCTTGTGCGGCTTCCGACCCGTCGAGGAGATCGCCTCCTTCCTGCGGG CCGTCCCCGAGCTGCGGGCGCTGGTGGGCGAGGTGGCGGCGGAGCAGCTGGAGCGCAGTGCCAGCCATGACCCCCGCGGCGTCTCGGCCGCCCTGCGGGTCTGCTTCACCCGGCTGATGAAGAGCGAGAAGAAGTCCTTCGTCGACCAGCTCAACACCCTGGTGCAGAGGATTTCCCGAGAAG CGGCCGAAGGGCAGGACACGTCGGGGAGCAACGGGGACCTGCTGCTGCGCCTGCACTCCCAGTTCCCGGGGGACATCGGCTGCTTCGCCGTCTATTTCCTCAACCTGGTGAGGCTGGAGCCTGGGGAGGCCATGTTCCTGGCGGCCAACGAGCCCCACGCCTACCTGCAGGGAG ACTGCGTGGAGTGCATGGCGTGCTCGGACAACACGGTGCGCGCCGGCCTCACCCCCAAGTTCATCGACGTGCTCACCCTGTGCGAGATGCTCAACTACACGCCGGCGCCCAGCAGCTCCAAGATCTTCCCGGCCGTGCAGAGCCCGCTGGACCCCAGCGTCTTCCTCTACGACCCGCCCGTGCCCGACTTCACGCTGATGAGGATAGAG ATCCCCTCCTCCATCAAGCTGTACCTGGTCTCCGCCGTGGACTCGGCCAGCATCCTGCTGGTGGTGCAGGGCACGGCCGTGGGCACCTCCACGGCCGCCGCCTCCGAAATGGCCCTGCGCCGCGGCTCCGTGCTCTTCGTCTCCGCCAACGAGAGCATCTCGCTGCGCCCCTCCTCGCCCGACGGGATGCTGCTGTTCCgagcctgctgcctgctctga